GATATCTGCTCCTGTGCGACTACTGATTTTTTCCGCAACAGTTTGCTTATCTTCTTCGCAATTTTGCAGAATAGAAATTTTAATTAATTCCCTTGCTTCTAGTGCTTCTTTTACTTGAATAATCAAGTTTGGCGACACACTTCCTTTTCCCACTTGGAAAATTGGTTGGATGCTATGTGCTTCTTTTCTTAAAAAACGTTTTTGTGTAGCTGTTAACATTAGTTTCCTCCTAATTGTTCGAGTACTGCTTCTTTCATCAGTGATCGTCTTGGTTTTACACCAGTCCATATTTCAAAAGCTAAAGCACCTTGATTAACAAACATGGACAAACCATTTTGGATAATCGCTCCGTTTTTCTTGGCTTCTTTCAAAAATGCTGTTTCAGCTGGATTATAAATAATATCAGAACAAACGGTCCCTTTCGTTAAGTTGGACAGTGAAATTGGACTTTTATTTTTGGAAGCTTCTAAGCCAATCGATGTGGTTTGAATGATAATCGTAAAATCAGCCAAGTTTTTTTCAGCTTCTTCTAGCGTCATAGCATAATGATTGTTATGATTTTTTGTCATTTCAACCGCTTTTTCCGAAGTACGATTAGCAATGGTAATTTTTGCATTTGTATGATTTTTGAGTGCAAGATAAATAGCTTTACTTGCACCACCTGCCCCAGTAATTAAAATCGAATCATTTTCAGTGATAGGACGAATTTCTTCTAAACCTTCTAAATAACCTTTGCCATCTGTGTTGAAACCGTACCATTTCCCTTCTTTTCGAAGCACTGTATTTACAGCACCTGAATCAACTGCAAGAGGCTCAAGCTCATCCAAAAAAGGTAAAATACGTTCTTTAAAGGGAGTGGTAATATTAAATCCACGTATCCCAGAAGCCATTAATTTTTTTATTTCTGTTTCAAAAGCGTCTTCTTCTATTAAAACAGAATGATATTCAGCATCCATTCCAAGTTCTTGGAAAATCCGATTTTGCATAGCTGGTGATAAAGAGTGTCTTATAGGATTTCCGATAACCACATATTTTTCCAAATGACAAGCCTCCTTCATTTTAAACGAGTGATGTTCGGATAGTTGCGCTAACGCCTTCAGGAACCCAAGCAGTAATTTTCGCGCCTCCTTCTGGAATCGTTACCCAACCAAGTCCTGAAAATACGATATCCGCTTTTTCTTTCACATTAAACGTATAAGGAACTAGTTTTGGTAGTGTTTTCATACCTTCTTCGGTCGGGGGTTGAAGTACTAATCCAGCTTGTTTTTCATATAGTGCATCTGCTTTTTCTAATTTTGTGCGGTGAATTGGCAAGTTGTTTGATGCATAGACAACAAGTGATTTTCTGCCACCAGAAACATAATCTAGTCTAGCAAGAGCGCCTAAAAATAGCGTTTGTTCTTCATTTAACTGAAAGACAGCTGGTTTAACTTCTTTTTTCGGTGTTATAGCTTTTAACGTTGTAGTATCAATAAAATGAGCCATTTGATGATGATTAATAATTCCTGGGGTATCCACTAATACATTGCCATCCGCCAGTGGGATTTCAATTTTATCAAGTGTTGTTCCTGGGAATTGCGATGTAGTAATAACATTGTTTTCACCGGAAGCTTGTTTGATAATACGGTTGATAAGCGTTGATTTCCCAACATTGGTACAACCTACTACGTAAACATCTTGCCCATTTCTTAGTTCCTCGATTTTTTCTAATAAGGAATCAAATCCGTGACCTTTTTCCGCACTGACTAACACAACATCTGTTGCTACTAGACCTTGCTCTTTGGCGCGAGTTCGCATCCAACGTGTTAATTTATCCCGTTTTAACGATTTTGGTAGCACATCTTCTTTATTTCCCACTAATAAAACCGGATTATTACCAGCGAAACGAGGTAGACCATGTAACCAACTACCATCAAAATCAAAAATATCCACAACGTAAACAATTAATGCTTGTTTCGTGCTAATTTGGTTTAAAATACGTAAAAAATCATCATCTGTCAGAGCAACATCTTGTATTTCATTGTAATGCTTTAATCGAAAACATCTTTTACAAATTACTTGTTCATTATTTAG
The nucleotide sequence above comes from Listeria ivanovii subsp. londoniensis. Encoded proteins:
- the yhbY gene encoding ribosome assembly RNA-binding protein YhbY — protein: MLTATQKRFLRKEAHSIQPIFQVGKGSVSPNLIIQVKEALEARELIKISILQNCEEDKQTVAEKISSRTGADIIQVIGRTIILYKTSVNKQQIKLP
- the aroE gene encoding shikimate dehydrogenase produces the protein MEKYVVIGNPIRHSLSPAMQNRIFQELGMDAEYHSVLIEEDAFETEIKKLMASGIRGFNITTPFKERILPFLDELEPLAVDSGAVNTVLRKEGKWYGFNTDGKGYLEGLEEIRPITENDSILITGAGGASKAIYLALKNHTNAKITIANRTSEKAVEMTKNHNNHYAMTLEEAEKNLADFTIIIQTTSIGLEASKNKSPISLSNLTKGTVCSDIIYNPAETAFLKEAKKNGAIIQNGLSMFVNQGALAFEIWTGVKPRRSLMKEAVLEQLGGN
- the yqeH gene encoding ribosome biogenesis GTPase YqeH, yielding MTEEVRCIGCGAIIQTEDPDKIGYAPKSSLNNEQVICKRCFRLKHYNEIQDVALTDDDFLRILNQISTKQALIVYVVDIFDFDGSWLHGLPRFAGNNPVLLVGNKEDVLPKSLKRDKLTRWMRTRAKEQGLVATDVVLVSAEKGHGFDSLLEKIEELRNGQDVYVVGCTNVGKSTLINRIIKQASGENNVITTSQFPGTTLDKIEIPLADGNVLVDTPGIINHHQMAHFIDTTTLKAITPKKEVKPAVFQLNEEQTLFLGALARLDYVSGGRKSLVVYASNNLPIHRTKLEKADALYEKQAGLVLQPPTEEGMKTLPKLVPYTFNVKEKADIVFSGLGWVTIPEGGAKITAWVPEGVSATIRTSLV